The Pasteuria penetrans genome segment CCATTGCGAGTACCATGGTCGGAATCGCTGCGTTGTACTTTTTCCTCAATGCTATGTTCGTGGCGGTAGCCCAACTGTTGATCTATGCGGGTGCGGTGTCGGTACTGATGTTATTCGGTATCATGTTGACCCGTCACGAGGTGGAAGAGGATGGTGACTTTGTCCCCCATCCCCGATCCTTTTTCTATTCGCATGTGTTGTTGTTTCTTGTCATGATCTTATTGATCGAGCGTGGTAACAGCGGGGAGCTCCCTGGTGCGGGTCGAGAGGCGTCCCTTATGTCTATAGGTACACTTATTTTTCGTGACTATTCCCTGCCTCTGGAAGCCCTGTCCATTTTATTGTTGGTGGCTGTTGTTGGGGCCGTGGCTTTGACCCGTCCGAAGGAGGGATAGCCTGATGTTGGGGTCCTTGTTGTTTTTGTCTTCCCTGTTGTTTGTGGTGGGTTTGTACGGTGTGTTGGTAAAGAAAAATGCTGTTGTGGTTCTCTTTTCTCTTGAATTGATGCTCAACTCGGTTAATATCAATTTTATTGCGTTTGCGCAACGCGGTCCCATTGCAGGCGCGCAGGGTCATGTGTTTTCTTTGTTCTCCATGGGGGTGGCCGCGGCAGGAGCCGCGGTTGGTCTGGCTATCCTGTTGGCCCTTTATCGTCATACAGGGACGACGGATATAAGATCTTTTCGTGCCTTGGCGAGTAGGAAGCCAGTGCGCTTGCAGGGTGGTTTAGGTCCGGTATGGGCGGAAGAGAAGCAAGACAGTGGAGGGGGGGGAGGTACTACTTGAGTGCACCAATGGTAGGTACTATTGTGGCGTTGCCACTTTTGGTTCCTCTCTTGTTTTTATTGATGGGGGCGAAGTTGGCGAGAGGGGTGGCTGCGGGGGCGGGTGTTTTTTCTGCCGTCGGTTCGGCTGTTTTGGTGACGTGGTTGGCTTGGCAATATGGACCCTCATTGTCCGTTTGGAAGGCTAAGATGCCTTGGTTCCAGATAGGTCACCATTCCGTGGACTTGGGTTTTTTGATCCGCCCAACAACGCTGTGGTTGTTGCTCGTTGTGGCCTGGATTAGTGTATTTGTTCATGGGTATGCTTGGAGCTATATGAAAAATAAGTCGGGTGTGGGTTCTCGTTTTGTCGGTTTTTTTGCTTTGCTGGGGTTTTTCACAGCGTCTATGCAGAGTTTTGTTGTATCCTCCAATTTCTTACAGTTGGTTATGGGTTGGGAGGCTCTTGGTGTTGCTTCCTTTCTGCTCATTGGATTCTGGCAAGAGGAACAAAAGGCCAGACGGGCTGCCATCAAGGCTTTCTTAATGACCAGGTTGGGTGATATGGGTCTCTTGGCAGCATTGGGGTTGACATGGTGGTATTGGAAAACTTGGGAGATTGATGTGTTAGCGCAATTGGTGGATGGTGGTGCTTTGGCGGGTTCGTCTGTTACCCTTGTCGCCCTCCTGGTTGCCGTCGCCGCGTTGGCAAAGGCGGGTCAGATGCCCCTACATACTTGGCTCCCCGATGCGATGGTAGGGCCTACCCCTGTGAGTGCGTTCCTCCATGCGGCGACCATGGTGGTAGCTGGTGTTTATCTTGTGGACCAATTTTCCTTCCTTTTCTCCTCCGGGGATATGGCCAATATGGTATTGCTCTGGGCGGGCGCGGTTACAGCCATTTACGCATCCTTTATGGCCTGCCTGCAAACGGATCTCAAGCGTTTGTTGGCTTATTCTACCGCAAGTCATTTGGGTTTCATGTTTGCCGCTATGGGGCTACAGATGCCTGGCTATGCTTTTTTGTTGTTATGTGCACATGCCTCCTTTAAGGCACTTCTCTTCCTAATCGTGGGGGTGCTCCTTTCTTCGCAGCGGTTGAAAGGGGCCTGGACAATGAGTACGGGTATGCTGTTTACTTGGGTGGTAGGTGTTCTGGCTATGTGTGATTTTCCTTCCCTGAAAAAGGATATTTTGGCTGCTGCTTTTTCCCAGGGTGCTTCCCTTTCTTTTTATCTCCTCCTGGGCGCCTATGCGTTTACCTTTGGATATGTATTTCGTTTGGGGCTACAGGTTCGCCGTGTGTCGGCCTCCACCATATCCTCTGGGGGGAAGGTAAACCTTCCGGGCAATTCCATGGGGTGGTCCATTGTAGCATTAACCGGAGTGGTGGGGTTGGTTCAGGGCGTGCTTATCGCCTACAAGGGGGGTTTGTTTCATTGGTTGGAGGCTCGCCCCAATTCCCGTCTACCCTTTGCTTATCCTCCTAGCTGGTGGACTCCTGCTATGGTGGTGCTAGGTTTGGGCTTGGCGGTGTGCTTTGTGCGCATTTTGGGAAAAAAACAGTCCTGGTGGTGGGAGGATAGGGATCCATGGGATGCGGTGTACCGTGTGGTCGTAGTGGGTCCAGTCCGGGGGCTGGCACGGGGGCTGTTGTGTTTTGATCAGTTTGTTATCCATGGTGCCGTCCATTTTGTCAGTAGGGCGTCGATGGGCTTAGGACGGTGTGCTGTTGGATGGCAGCGGGGGCGATTGGAACGTTATCTCCTTGTTGCCGTGTTGGCATTGGCCGTATCTCTGCTGTTATTGCTATGGATAGGGATAGGGGGGTGAGTGAGGACGTATGGATCGTTCTCTCGTCGATGTTGCGGCCTGGAATCTCCCTACGTTGGCTTGGTGTATACCCCTATTAGGTGCTCTGTTCGTGTTCTGTTGTCCGAAGCGGTGGCAGGCTGTCCTGCATAGGGTGACTTCCTGTTGGATGTTGTTGCCGTTCTCTGTGGTCGCAGCCATGGCGATGGTCTTATTTTCCGCTGGTGCGGGTTTTTATTTTGAAAAGCAGTTCTTTTGGGATTCGTTGCAATTAGGAATTTCATCCCTTCCCATCACCTATCATGTGGGCGTAGATGGTATTAGCCTGCCGCTGTTATTGTTGGCTGTTGTTCTCTTTCCTATTGCGGCTATGGTTTCTCGTTCCGTACGCGGGGTTACGAGGGGTTATTATGGCCTGTTATTGGTTCTGCAGTCTTGTACGCTGGGTGCCCTAGTGGCGAAGGACGCGTTGCTTTTCTTCCTCTTCCTGGAGGGTACACTGCTCTGCATGTTTTTTCTGATCGGGAAGTTTGGCTATCTGTACCGCGAGAGGGCCGCC includes the following:
- a CDS encoding NADH-quinone oxidoreductase subunit L, giving the protein MSAPMVGTIVALPLLVPLLFLLMGAKLARGVAAGAGVFSAVGSAVLVTWLAWQYGPSLSVWKAKMPWFQIGHHSVDLGFLIRPTTLWLLLVVAWISVFVHGYAWSYMKNKSGVGSRFVGFFALLGFFTASMQSFVVSSNFLQLVMGWEALGVASFLLIGFWQEEQKARRAAIKAFLMTRLGDMGLLAALGLTWWYWKTWEIDVLAQLVDGGALAGSSVTLVALLVAVAALAKAGQMPLHTWLPDAMVGPTPVSAFLHAATMVVAGVYLVDQFSFLFSSGDMANMVLLWAGAVTAIYASFMACLQTDLKRLLAYSTASHLGFMFAAMGLQMPGYAFLLLCAHASFKALLFLIVGVLLSSQRLKGAWTMSTGMLFTWVVGVLAMCDFPSLKKDILAAAFSQGASLSFYLLLGAYAFTFGYVFRLGLQVRRVSASTISSGGKVNLPGNSMGWSIVALTGVVGLVQGVLIAYKGGLFHWLEARPNSRLPFAYPPSWWTPAMVVLGLGLAVCFVRILGKKQSWWWEDRDPWDAVYRVVVVGPVRGLARGLLCFDQFVIHGAVHFVSRASMGLGRCAVGWQRGRLERYLLVAVLALAVSLLLLLWIGIGG
- a CDS encoding NADH-quinone oxidoreductase subunit J family protein gives rise to the protein MDTGNDIGSTIVFFLLAIWILAGALFAIQLKRVVHVVLAIASTMVGIAALYFFLNAMFVAVAQLLIYAGAVSVLMLFGIMLTRHEVEEDGDFVPHPRSFFYSHVLLFLVMILLIERGNSGELPGAGREASLMSIGTLIFRDYSLPLEALSILLLVAVVGAVALTRPKEG